The following are from one region of the Neurospora crassa OR74A linkage group III, whole genome shotgun sequence genome:
- the crp-2 gene encoding 40S ribosomal protein S14, translating into MPPKKAARPAQENISLGPQIREGELVFGVARIFASFNDTFVHVTDLSGRETICRVTGGMKVKADRDESSPYAAMLAAQDVAARCKELGITALHIKIRATGGNGTKTPGPGAQSALRALARSGMKIGRIEDVTPTPSDSTRRKGGRRGRRL; encoded by the exons ATGCCCCCGAAGAAGGCCGCCCGTCCCGCTCAGGAGAACATCTCCCTTGGCCCTCAGATCCGTGAGGGTGAGCTCGTTTTCGGCG TTGCTCGCATCTTCGCTTCCTTCAACGACACCTTCGTCCACGTCACCGATCTCAG TGGCCGCGAGACCATCTGCCGTGTCACTGGTGGCATGAAGGTCAAGGCCGACCGTGACGAGTCCTCCCCCTACGCCGCTATGTTGGCTGCCCAGGACGTCGCTGCCCGCTGCAAGGAGCTCGGCATTACTGCCCTCCACATCAAGATCCGTGCCACTGGTG GTAACGGCACCAAGACCCCCGGCCCCGGTGCCCAGTCTGCTCTCCGTGCCCTTGCTCGCTCTGGCATGAAGATCGGCCGTATCGAGGACGTCACCCCCACCCCCTCCGACTCTACTCGTCGCAAGGGTGGTCGCCGTGGTCGTCGTCTCTGA
- a CDS encoding eukaryotic translation initiation factor 3 produces the protein MSRFFRGGDDSSTDSSSEEEEVYTSEEEEEKVQAEDESSSEEESDEEESDEESSSDEEEGTKKKGASRFLQSDDESEEEEEEQSDDEATTKVKSAKDKRFDELESTISQIQNGQKINDWSLIANEFDKLNRQVVKLQDGSKAPKSYIKAIADLEDFMNETLAKQKVTPKKMNATNARGLNAVKQRIRKNNKEYQTQIDAYRKDADAFMESDDEVAAPKVVSKVRFEAPVVSAEQQEEDDKGFSTVDSRGKVVQYTPESILKHLRAIIESRGKKNTDRLEQIKVMETLNKVVPITPYQKIRVLQTLISARFDLGAGGAAQMPLDQWKAAERDLASLLEILEKEKDHVVVEGAEEWDDDDKLPTIPEGEKYLKVPGSVVSLIERLDDELTRSLQAIDPHTSEYIDRLTDEGSLYNTIFRGLLYYEHLRKDASLEVPQESLNRIIQRRLDHVYYKPAQVVKILEENAWKQVSAEADSEITPRSQSGDAGKLINILSNYLFENSEGIIRARAMLCQIYFLALHDEYYKSRDLMLTSHLQETIANFDIATQILYNRTLVQVGLCAFRKGLVYDAQNTLQEICGSGRQKELLAQGVMIQRYSQVTPEQERLEKQRQLPFHMHINLELLECVYLTCSMLLEIPLLAQTGSSPDVKKRIISKTYRRMLEYHERQIFTGPPENTRDHVMQASKALAAGEWKKATDFIHSIKIWDLMPNTEGIKTMLAKQIQEEGLRTYLFTYAPFYDTLAIATLSSMFELDSRKVSAVVSKMISHEELAAALDQVTETVIFRKGVELSRLQSLALTLSDKASSLIETNERTLEQKTQGSANAFSRKDNRGGGQRGGGQRGGRGGARTGGNPQRQAGGTQFTGGALGNAVRG, from the exons ATGTCTCGTTTCTTCCGCGGCGGTGACGACAGCTCCACCGACAGCAgctccgaggaggaggaggtctacacttcggaggaggaggaggagaaggttcAGGCCGAGGACGAGTCTTCGTCTGAGGAGGAGtctgacgaggaggagagcgacGAGGAGTCCAGcagcgacgaggaagaaggaaccaagaagaagggtgccTCCCGTTTCTTGCAGAGCGACGACGagtccgaggaggaggaggaagagcagaGCGACGATGAAGCCACCACCAAGGTCAAGAGCGCCAAGGACAAGCGCTTCGACGAACTCGAGTCCACCATCAGCCAGATCCAGAACGGCCAGAAGATCAACGACTGGAGTCTTATCGCCAACG AATTCGACAAGCTCAACCGTCAGGTCGTCAAGCTCCAAGATGGCAGCAAGGCGCCCAAGTCCTACATCAAGGCCATTGCCGATCTTGAGGACTTCATGAACGAGACTCTCGCCAAGCAAAAGGTCACTCCCAAGAAGATGAACGCGACAAATGCCCGTGGTCTCAACGCCGTCAAGCAGCGCATCCGCAAGAACAATAAGGAGTACCAGACCCAGATCGATGCCTACAGGAAGGATGCGGACGCTTTCATGGAGTCGGATGATGAGGTTGCCGCGCCCAAGGTTGTTTCCAAGGTCCGGTTCGAGGCTCCCGTCGTCAGTGCTGAGCagcaggaagaggacgacaaGGGCTTCTCTACGGTCGATTCGCGCGGCAAGGTTGTTCAGTACACCCCCGAGAGCATCCTCAAGCACCTCCGCGCCATTATCGAGTCTCGCGGCAAGAAGAACACCGACCGCCTCGAGCAGATCAAGGTTATGGAGACCCTCAACAAGGTCGTCCCCATTACCCCTTACCAGAAGATCCGTGTCCTCCAGACCCTTATTTCTGCCCGCTTCGATCTTGGTGCTGGTGGCGCCGCCCAGATGCCTTTGGACCAGTGGAAGGCCGCTGAGCGTGACCTTGCCTCTCTCTTGGAGAtcctcgagaaggagaaggaccatgttgttgttgagggcgCTGAGGagtgggatgatgatgacaagcTCCCCACCATCCCCGAGGGTGAGAAGTACCTCAAGGTTCCCGGCAGCGTTGTCTCGCTCATTGAGCGTCTCGATGACGAGCTCACCCGCTCCCTCCAAGCCATCGATCCTCACACCTCTGAGTACATCGACAGGCTAACCGATGAGGGCTCTCTTTACAACACCATCTTCCGTGGTCTTCTTTACTACGAGCACCTCCGCAAGGATGCTTCCCTCGAGGTTCCCCAGGAGAGCTTGAACCGCATCATCCAGAGGCGTCTGGACCATGTTTACTACAAG CCCGCCCAAGTCGTCAAGATCCTCGAGGAGAACGCGTGGAAGCAGGTTTCTGCTGAGGCCGATTCTGAAATTACCCCCCGCAGCCAATCCGGCGATGCTGGCAAGCTCATCAACATCCTTTCTAACTACCTGTTCGAGAACAGCGAGGGCATCATCCGCGCCCGTGCCATGCTTTGCCAGATCTACTTCTTGGCTCTGCACGATGAGTACTACAAGTCTCGCGACCTGATGCTCACTTCCCATCTTCAGGAGACTATCGCCAACTTCGACATCGCCACCCAGATTCTCTACAACCGCACCCTCGTTCAGGTCGGCCTTTGCGCTTTCCGCAAGGGTCTCGTCTACGACGCCCAGAACACCCTCCAGGAGATCTGCGGCAGTGGCCGTCAAAAGGAGCTTCTTGCTCAGGGCGTCATGATCCAGCGTTACAGCCAGGTCACCCCTGAGCAGGAGCGCCTCGAGAAGCAGCGCCAGCTTCCCTTCCACATGCACATCAacctcgagctccttgagTGCGTCTACCTTACCTGCAGCATGCTCCTCGAGATTCCTCTGCTCGCCCAAACCGGTTCTTCGCCCGATGTCAAGAAGAGGATCATCAGCAAGACCTACCGCCGTATGCTCGAGTACCATGAACGCCAGATCTTTACCGGGCCTCCGGAGAACACCAGGGATCACGTCATGCAGGCCTCCAAGGCCCTTGCTGCTGGTGAGTGGAAGAAGGCCACCGACTTCATTCACAGCATCAAGATCTGGGACTTGATGCCGAACACCGAGGGTATCAAGACCATGCTCGCCAAGCAGATCCAGGAGGAGGGTCtccgtacctacctcttcACCTATGCTCCTTTCTACGACACTCTCGCCATTGCTACCCTCAGCTCCATGTTTGAGCTCGACTCTCGCAAGGTCTCTGCTGTCGTCAGCAAGATGATCAGCCACGAGGAGCTCGCGGCTGCTCTTGACCAGGTCACCGAGACCGTCATCTTCCGCAAGGGTGTTGAGCTCAGCCGTCTCCAGAGCTTGGCTCTCACTCTCTCCGACAAGGCCAGCTCCCTTATTGAGACCAACGAGCGTACGCTCGAGCAGAAGACACAGGGCTCCGCCAACGCCTTCTCCAGGAAGGACAACCGTGGCGGTGGCcagcgtggtggtggccagCGTGGTGGCAGAGGTGGCGCGAGGACGGGCGGCAACCCTCAACGGCAGGCCGGTGGTACACAGTTCACTGGTGGTGCTCTGGGTAATGCGGTCCGTGGTTAA
- a CDS encoding pre-mRNA processing splicing factor 8 produces the protein MSYPPPPPPPPGWGAPPPPSAPPPPPPPSSLPPPPALPAPPPPGFFPPTDPHVAKFAQKKKEWLRMQRNRFGEKRKGGFVETEKADMPPEHLRKIVKDIGDVSQKKYTSDKRSYLGALKFMPHAVLKLLENMPMPWEAAREVKVLYHVNGCLTLVNEIPRVIEPVFFAQWASMWTVMRKEKSDRRLFKRMRFPPFDDEEPPLSWSENIEDVEPLEPIQMELDEDEEAAIYEWFYDHKPLLDTPHVNGPSYKKWNLTLPQMASLYRLSRPLVSEVVDKNYYYLFELKSFLTAKALNAALPGGPRFEPLYKDIDPNDEDFGEFNAMDRIIFRNPIRTECRVAYPHLYNALPRSVQLSVHSYPQVVYTRTEDYNLPAFYFDTSINPISSRAVAPKNLTVSHEDEIFGPGNIEEPEEDAFELPAGVESFMAEESLYTDETASAIELWWAPFPFDRRSGRTVRAQDVPLVKHWYLEHCPPKQPVKVRVSYQKLLKNYVLNELHKKHPKSLQKQNLLRTLKQTKFFQQTTIDWVEAGLQVCRQGFNMLNLLIHRKNLTYLHLDYNFNLKPVKTLTTKERKKSRFGNAFHLMREILRLTKLIVDAQVQYRLGNIDAFQLADGILYAFNHVGQLTGMYRYKYKLMHQIRSCKDLKHLIYYRFNAGPVGKGPGCGFWAPAWRVWLFFMRGIIPLLERWLGNLLSRQFEGRHSKGVAKTVTKQRVESHFDLELRASVMADLLDMMPEGIKQSKVNTVLQHLSEAWRCWKSNIPWKVPGLPAAIENIILRYVKSKADWWISVAHYNRERIRRGATVDKTVAKKNVGRLTRLWLKAEQERQHNHMKDGPYVSSEEAVAIYTTTVHWLESRKFSPIPFPSVSYKHDTKILILALERLREAYSTKGRLNQSQREELALIEQAYDSPGTTLERIKRFLLTQRAFKEVGIDMNDNYSTINPVYDIEPIEKISDAYLDQYLWYQADQRHLFPAWIKPSDSEVPPLLVYKWAQGINNLDRVWETANGECNVMIETQLSKVYEKIELTLLNSLLRLIMDHNLADYITAKNNVTLTYKDMNHVNSYGMIRGLQFSAFVFQYYGLILDLLLLGPQRASEIAGPPHAPNDFLQFKDRETETRHPIRLYTRYIDKIWVFLRFTADESRDLIQRFLTEQPDPNFENVIGYKSKKCWPRDSRMRLMRHDVNLGRAVFWDLKNRLPRSVTTIEWEDTFASVYSRDNPNLLFSMCGFEVRILPKIRNQNDEFPVKDSVWSLVDNTTKERTAHAFLQVTEEDIQKFNNRIRQILMSSGSTTFTKIANKWNTALIALFTYYREAAVSTVNLLDTIVKCETKIQTRVKIGLNSKMPSRFPPAVFYTPKELGGLGMISGSHILIPTSDKRWSKQTDLGVTHYRAGMSHDEETLIPNIFRYIIPWEAEFIDSQRVWTEYSQKRLEANQQNRRLTLEDLEDSWDRGLPRINTLFQKDRSTLSFDKGFRARSEFKIYQLMKSNPFWWTSQRHDGKLWNLNAYRTDVIQALGGVETILEHTLFKATGFPSWEGLFWEKASGFEESMKFKKLTNAQRSGLNQIPNRRFTLWWSPTINRANVYVGFQVQLDLTGIFLHGKIPTLKISLIQIFRAHLWQKIHESVVMDLCQVFDQELEALSIESVQKETIHPRKSYKMNSSCADIQLFASHKWNVTRPSLLFDTKDVIESTTTNKFWIDVQLRYGDYDSHDIERYVRAKYLDYTTDSMSLYPSPTGLMIGIDLAYNLYSAYGQYFPGLKLLIQQAMGKIMKANPALYVLRERIRKGLQLYASESNQEFLNSQNYSELFSNQTQLFIDDTNVYRVTIHKTFEGNLTTKPINGAIFIFNPRTGQLFLKIIHTSVWAGQKRLGQLAKWKTAEEVAALIRSLPVEEQPKQLIVTRKGLLDPLEVNLLDFPNISIRASELQLPFQAAMKVEKLGDMILRATEPQMVLFNLYDEWLKSISSYTAFSRLILILRALHVNQDKTKLILRPDKTVITQDHHIWPSLSDEDWIKVETQLRDLILNDYGKKNNVNVSSLTSSEVRDIILGMEISAPSLQRQQAAEIEKQQQEQQQLTAVTTKTQNVHGEEIIVTTTSQFEQQTFASKTEWRTRAIATSNLRTRANNMYVSPVDSDLDDVTYVMPKNILKRFIAIADLRVQVAGYLYGASPADNDQVKEIKCIVMVPQIGGLRNVQLPHQLPQHEYLKDMEPLGIIHTQSGNELPYMSAMDVTEHARLLDAHPNWDKQNTLTVAVSFTPGSVSLSAWALTPQGFKWGVENKDIASDQPQGFTTSMGEKRQLLLSEKFRGFFLVPDGGKWNYSFMGSAFGGLEKKPVHVKLDTPLPFYSDQHRPIHFSSFNELEDIWVDRQDNFA, from the exons ATGTCCtatccgccaccaccacctcctccccccgGCTGGGGcgctcctccgccgccatcagcacctccgccgccgccgcctccgtcctctctcccacctcctcctgcCCTCccagcaccgccgccgcctgggTTCTTTCCACCAACCGACCCTCATGTTGCCAAGTTcgcccagaagaagaaggaatggCTTCGCATGCAGAGAAATCGCTTCggcgagaagaggaagggcgGATTTGTTGAGACGGAAAAGGCCGACATGCCACCAGAGCACTTGCGGAAGATCGTCAAGGATATTGGGGATGTTTCGCAGAAAAAGTACACCAGTGACAAGCGCAGCTATCTTGGGGCGCTCAAGTTCATGCCCCATGCTGTGCTGAAGCTGCTCGAGAACATGCCCATGCCTTGGGAGGCTGCCAGAGAGGTCAAGGTTCTCTATCACGTCAACGGCTGTCTGACCCTTGTGAATGAGATCCCGAGAGTCATTGAGCCCGTCTTCTTTGCACAGTGGGCCAGTATGTGGACGGTAATGCGCAAGGAAAAGAGCGACCGCCGGCTATTCAAGCGCATGCGATTTCCACctttcgacgacgaagaacCGCCCCTGTCCTGGTCCGAGAACATCGAGGACGTCGAGCCACTTGAACCCATTCAGATGGAGTTggatgaggacgaagaagcagCAATCTATGAGTGGTTCTATGACCACAAGCCGCTTCTCGACACGCCCCACGTCAACGGGCCCAGTTACAAGAAGTGGAATCTCACCCTGCCGCAAATGGCGAGTTTATACCGTCTAAGCCGACCGTTGGTGTCTGAGGTTGTCGACaagaactactactacctctttGAGCTCAAGAGTTTCCTCACAGCAAAGGCCCTGAATGCGGCTTTACCAGGCGGGCCTCGCTTCGAGCCACTTTACAAGGACATTGACCCCAATGATGAGGATTTTGGCGAGTTCAATGCTATGGATCGCATCATCTTCAGGAACCCTATCCGAACAGAGTGCCGTGTAGCTTACCCCCATCTTTATAATGCACTTCCGAGAAGCGTCCAGTTGTCAGTCCACTCATACCCGCAAGTTGTCTATACGCGCACAGAAGACTACAACCTTCCCGCTTTTTACTTTGACACGAGCATCAACCCGATTTCTTCGCGGGCTGTTGCCCCCAAGAACCTTACAGTCAGCCATGAAGATGAGATCTTTGGACCTGGCAATATCGAGGAGCCGGAAGAAGATGCGTTTGAGCTGCCCGCTGGTGTCGAGTCTTTCATGGCCGAGGAATCGCTGTATACGGATGAGACGGCATCGGCCATCGAGCTTTGGTGGGCGCCGTTCCCCTTCGACCGCCGCTCTGGACGTACGGTTCGTGCCCAGGATGTACCTCTCGTAAAGCATTGGTACTTGGAGCACTGCCCGCCGAAGCAGCCCGTTAAGGTGCGCGTCTCGTACCAGAAGCTTCTCAAGAACTACGTCCTCAATGAGCTGCACAAGAAGCATCCAAAATCTCTTCAGAAGCAAAACTTGCTGCGGACTTTGAAACAAACAAAGTTCTTCCAGCAGACAACGATCGATTGGGTTGAAGCCGGCTTGCAAGTCTGCCGACAGGGCTTTAACATGCTCAACCTGCTTATCCACCGCAAGAACCTCACATATCTCCATTTGGACTACAACTTCAACCTGAAGCCCGTCAAGACGCTGACAACCAAGGAGCGAAAGAAGTCTAGATTCGGAAATGCCTTCCATCTTATGCGTGAAATTCTGCGCTTGACCAAGCTCATTGTCGATGCCCAGGTACAGTACCGTCTTGGCAACATTGACGCCTTCCAGCTTGCCGATGGTATTCTGTATGCCTTCAACCATGTCGGACAGTTGACCGGTATGTATCGTTACAAGTACAAGTTGATGCACCAGATCCGTTCCTGCAAGGATCTCAAGCATCTCATCTACTATCGCTTCAACGCCGGCCCGGTTGGCAAGGGTCCAGGCTGCGGTTTCTGGGCGCCGGCATGGCGTGTGTGGCTCTTCTTCATGCGCGGTATCATTCCCCTTCTTGAAAGATGGCTTGGCAACCTCCTTTCCCGTCAGTTCGAAGGTCGCCACAGCAAGGGAGTTGCCAAGACCGTTACCAAGCAGCGTGTTGAATCTCACTTCGATCTCGAGCTTCGTGCTTCCGTCATGGCTGATCTGCTGGACATGATGCCGGAAGGTATCAAGCAGAGCAAGGTCAACACGGTTCTTCAACATCTTTCTGAGGCCTGGAGATGCTGGAAGAGTAACATTCCTTGGAAGGTTCCTGGACTTCCCGCAGCTATTGAGAACATCATTCTGCGTTACGTCAAGTCCAAGGCCGATTGGTGGATTTCGGTTGCTCATTACAACCGGGAGCGTATTCGTCGGGGTGCCACCGTCGATAAGACCGTTGCTAAGAAGAACGTTGGCCGCCTAACGCGTCTGTGGCTCAAGGCCGAGCAAGAACGCCAGCACAACCACATGAAGGATGGTCCCTACGTCTCTTCTGAGGAGGCTGTTGCCATTTACACTACTACGGTGCACTGGCTTGAATCGAGAAAATTCTCTCCCATCCCCTTCCCCAGTGTGTCTTACAAGCATGACACCAAGATCCTTATCTTGGCGCTGGAGCGCCTACGTGAGGCTTACTCGACCAAGGGAAGATTGAACCAGAGTCAGCGTGAGGAGTTGGCCTTGATTGAGCAGGCATATGACAGTCCAGGCACTACCCTCGAGCGTATCAAACGCTTCCTACTCACTCAAAGAGCTTTCAAGGAAGTCGGCATCGATATGAACGACAACTACAGCACCATCAACCCGGTCTATGATATTGAACCGATCGAGAAGATTAGCGATGCTTATCTCGACCAGTACTTGTGGTATCAAGCTGACCAGCGCCATCTGTTCCCCGCTTGGATTAAGCCTTCCGATTCGGAGGTGCCACCTTTGCTTGTGTACAAGTGGGCTCAAGGCATTAACAACCTCGACAGGGTTTGGGAGACCGCGAATGGCGAGTGCAATGTCATGATCGAGACGCAGCTCTCCAAGGTCTACGAGAAGATTGAGCTGACCTTGCTCAACTCGCTTCTTCGGTTGATAATGGACCACAACCTTGCGGACTACATCACGGCCAAGAATAACGTTACCCTAACTTACAAGGACATGAACCATGTCAACAGCTATGGTATGATTCGTGGCCTGCAGTTCTCAGCCTTCGTTTTCCAGTACTATGGTCTCATTCTCGATTTGCTGTTGCTTGGCCCGCAGCGTGCCAGCGAGATTGCCGGTCCTCCCCACGCACCCAATGACTTCCTTCAGTTCAAGGACCGGGAGACTGAAACAAGACACCCGATTAGGTTGTACACCAGGTACATCGACAAGATCTGGGTGTTCTTGAGGTTCACCGCGGATGAATCTCGCGACCTGATCCAGCGATTCTTGACAGAGCAGCCTGATCCCAACTTCGAGAACGTGATTGGTTACAAGAGCAAGAAGTGCTGGCCCAGAGATTCGCGTATGCGTCTCATGAGGCACGACGTCAACCTCGGCAGAGCTGTGTTCTGGGATCTCAAGAACCGCCTCCCAAGATCCGTGACGACGATTGAATGGGAAGACACCTTCGCCAGCGTGTACAGCAGGGATAACCCGAACCTCCTGTTCTCCATGTGCGGCTTCGAAGTGCGCATCTTGCCCAAGATCCGCAACCAGAACGATGAGTTCCCTGTGAAAGACAGTGTCTGGTCACTAGTGGACAACACGACCAAGGAACGCACCGCTCACGCTTTCCTACAAGTTACCGAAGAGGACATTCAGAAATTCAATAACAGGATCCGTCAGATTCTCATGTCGTCTGGCTCGACCACATTCACCAAGATTGCTAACAAGTGGAACACGGCGCTGATTGCCCTCTTTACTTACTACCGCGAGGCTGCTGTTTCGACCGTGAACCTGCTTGACACGATTGTCAAGTGTGAAACCAAAATCCAGACTCGTGTCAAAATTGGTCTCAACTCCAAGATGCCTTCCCGTTTCCCTCCTGCCGTTTTCTACACTCCCAAGGAGCTTGGTGGCTTGGGTATGATTTCCGGATCACACATCCTTATCCCTACTAGCGACAAGCGCTGGTCTAAACAGACAGATCTCGGAGTTACTCATTACCGTGCGGGCATGTCGCACGATGAGGAAACGCTGATCCCCAACATCTTCCGCTACATCATCCCGTGGGAAGCTGAGTTTATCGACTCCCAGCGTGTGTGGACGGAATACTCGCAGAAGCGTCTCGAGGCCAACCAGCAGAACCGCAGATTGACCCTAGAGGATCTGGAGGACAGCTGGGATCGCGGTCTGCCCCGTATAAACACTCTTTTTCAAAAGGACCGTAGCACGTTAAGCTTCGACAAGGGTTTCCGTGCCCGTTCCGAGTTCAAGATCTATCAGTTGATGAAGAGCAATCCCTTCTGGTGGACAAGCCAGAGGCATGACGGTAAACTTTGGAACCTTAACGCATACCGTACCGATGTCATCCAGGCGCTTGGTGGTGTCGAAACCATCTTGGAGCATACCTTGTTCAAGGCAACTGGTTTCCCGTCTTGGGAAGGTCTCTTCTGGGAGAAGGCCAGTGGTTTCGAGGAGTCGATGAAGTTCAAGAAGTTGACAAATGCCCAGAGGAGCG GTCTCAACCAGATTCCTAATCGTCGTTTCACGCTTTGGTGGTCGCCTACCATCAACAGAGCCAATGTCTACGTCGGTTTCCAAGTGCAGTTGGATCTAACTGGTATCTTCTTGCACGGCAAGATTCCTACTCTCAAGATCTCCCTGATCCAGATCTTCCGAGCTCATCTGTGGCAGAAGATCCACGAGTCAGTGGTCATGGATCTTTGCCAGGTCTTCGATCAGGAGCTTGAGGCTCTAAGCATCGAATCGGTTCAAAAGGAAACCATTCATCCCAGAAAATCTTACAAGATGAACAGCTCCTGCGCGGATATCCAGCTCTTTGCCAGCCACAAATGGAACGTTACTCGCCCATCGCTCCTTTTCGATACCAAGGATGTCATCGAGTCTACTACGACGAACAAGTTTTGGATTGATGTTCAGCTTCGCTATGGTGACTACGACTCTCACGATATTGAGAGATACGTCAGGGCCAAGTATCTGGACTACACCACCGACAGCATGAGTCTTTACCCATCTCCTACCGGTCTCATGATTGGCATCGATCTGGCTTACAACTTGTACTCTGCCTACGGTCAATACTTCCCAGGCTTGAAGCTCTTGATCCAGCAGGCTATGGGCAAGATCATGAAGGCAAACCCTGCGCTCTACGTTCTTCGTGAGCGTATCCGCAAGGGTCTGCAGCTCTACGCCTCCGAGAGCAACCAGGAGTTCCTGAATTCGCAGAACTACTCGGAGCTGTTCAGCAACCAGACTCAGCTCTTTATCGATGATACTAACGTCTACCGTGTTACCATCCACAAGACCTTCGAAGGTAACTTGACGACCAAGCCGATCAACGGtgccatcttcatcttcaacccGCGTACCGGTCAGTTGTTCTTGAAGATTATCCACACCAGCGTTTGGGCGGGTCAGAAGCGTTTGGGACAGTTGGCCAAGTGGAAGACTGCCGAAGAAGTCGCAGCCCTTATCAGATCGCTACCCGTCGAAGAGCAGCCAAAGCAACTGATCGTCACCAGAAAGGGTCTGTTGGATCCTTTGGAAGTCAATTTGCTTGATTTCCCCAACATCTCCATCCGCGCGTCCGAGTTGCAGCTTCCCTTCCAGGCCGCCATGAAGGTCGAAAAACTGGGTGACATGATCTTGCGTGCCACCGAGCCGCAGATGGTCTTGTTCAATCTCTACGACGAGTGGCTGAAGAGCATCTCTTCCTACACTGCCTTCTCCCGTCTCATTCTCATCCTGCGTGCCCTGCACGTTAACCAGGATAAGACGAAGCTCATCTTGCGCCCCGACAAGACCGTCATCACGCAGGATCATCACATCTGGCCCTCGCTCTCCGATGAAGACTGGATCAAGGTTGAAACGCAGCTCCGCGATCTTATCCTCAACGACTACGGCAAGAAGAACAATGTCAATGTGTCCAGTTTAACTAGCAGTGAAGTCCGTGATATCATTCTTGGTATGGAGATCTCAGCCCCCTCGCTGCAGAGGCAGCAGGCGGCGGAGAttgagaagcagcagcaagagcagcagcagctcacCGCCGTCACTACCAAGACGCAGAACGTGCACGGCGAGGAGATCATTGTGACGACCACTTCGCAGTTCGAACAGCAGACGTTCGCCTCCAAGACCGAGTGGCGCACCAGAGCCATCGCCACCTCGAACCTACGCACCAGGGCTAACAACATGTACGTGTCGCCCGTGGATAGTGACCTGGACGACGTGACCTATGTCATGCCCAAGAACATCCTCAAGCGCTTCATCGCCATTGCCGATCTCCGTGTCCAAGTCGCCGGTTACCTCTACGGTGCCTCGCCCGCCGACAACGACCAGGTCAAGGAGATCAAGTGCATCGTCATGGTGCCTCAGATCGGTGGTCTGCGCAACGTTCAGTTGCCTCACCAGCTTCCCCAGCACGAGTACCTCAAGGACATGGAGCCACTCGGCATCATTCACACACAGTCGGGCAACGAGCTGCCGTACATGTCCGCCATGGACGTTACGGAGCACGCACGCCTGCTTGATGCCCACCCGAATTGGGACAAGCAAAACACACTCACCGTCGCCGTCTCCTTTACGCCCGGTAGCGTGTCGCTGTCGGCCTGGGCGCTCACGCCTCAGGGCTTCAAGTGGGGCGTGGAGAACAAGGACATAGCCAGCGACCAGCCGCAGGGGTTCACAACCAGCATGGGCGAAAAgcgccagctcctcctcagcgAGAAGTTCCGGGGCTTTTTCCTGGTGCCGGATGGCGGCAAGTGGAACTACAGCTTCATGGGCAGCGCGTTTGGAGGCCTGGAGAAAAAGCCGGTGCATGTCAAGCTGGATACGCCGCTGCCCTTTTACAGCGACCAGCACAGACCTATTCACTTCTCGAGCTTCAACGAGTTAGAGGATATCTGGGTTGATAGGCAGGATAACTTTGCCTAA